Within Fimbriimonadaceae bacterium, the genomic segment CTCAACCTCTACGCGCACGTGATCAGCCGAGCGGTCCAACGCAACCAGAACGACGACGTTTCAGGCGGAGTCCTGGCCGGTTTCGCGTACCGGTACGAGCCCAACGACACGTTCGACGTCTTCAAGCAGCTCATGCGGTTCGAGTGGGACACCCTCATGTTTTTCTACGGGGTGATCCTCTGCGTGGGTGGATTGGGCGCCCTGGGGTTCCTCGAGCTGCTTTCCAACTCGTTCTATCGGGACCTCGGGCCGATGTGGGCGAACATCTTCGTGGGAGGGCTGTCCGCCATCGTCGATAACATCCCCATCATGTTCGCCGTGCTTCAGATGCGTCCCGACATGAGCCACGAACAGTGGCTCTTGGTCACGCTCACCACGGGCGTGGGCGGCTCCTTGCTCTCGATCGGGAGCGCCGCCGGGGTGGCGCTGATGGGCCAGGCCAAGGGGATCTACACCTTCGGCACGCACCTGAAGTGGACGTGGGCGGTCGCGCTCGGATATGCGGCGGGCATTCTCACGCACCTGGCGTTGAACGGGCGGTGACGCTCACTCGGCCTCGTCGGAAGCGTGGACCGCCTCCCGCTCGGGAAGCGTCTCGATCCGAAGGCGCCGGATCCGACGGCCGTCGGTCTCTTCGATCGTGATGCGGTACCCGTCGGCCTCGATCTCCTCGCCATCCCGCGGTTGGCGCCCGAACAAGCCGAACACGTAGCCACCGAACGTGTCGAAGACGTCGCTTTCGAACTCGGAGCCCAGGGCGTCGTTCACGTCGTCGATCGGGGCTTTGCCGTGCACGAGGAAGCCGTTGGGGAGTTCGACGATCTCCTCCTCCTCCACGTCGTACTCGTCCACGATGTCGCCCACCAGCTCTTCGACGATGTCCTCGATCGTGACGATGCCCGCGGTGCCGCCAAACTCGTCTTGGACGATCGCCATCTGGCTTCGGCTCGCCCGCATCTCGGCGAGCAGCTCGTGGAGGTTCTTGTTCTCCGGCACGAACAAGGCGGGGCGCATCAAGGTGCGCAGGTCGGGGTTCTTCGACTGCTCGCGCGCCATCAGGAGGTCTTTGGCGTGCACGATGCCGAGGATCTGGTCGTCGGTGTCCTCGTAGATCGGGATGCGCGAGTGGCCGGACTCGCGAATGACGCGCACGACCTCGTCGGGTTCGCTCTGGATCGACACGGCATCGAGGTCCACGCGGGGGGTCATGACCTCTCGCGCGACCGTGTCCGTGAACTCGAACACGGAGTGGAGCATCTCTTTCTCGTCCACCTGGATCGCCCCGCTCTCCTGCGCGGACTCCACCAGGGTCTTGATCTCCTCCTCGGCCTGGTTGGCGATCGCGAAGCTCGCCTGGGCGCCGAACCGGTTTGTCACGAGGTTGGCGACCATCGTGACCAGCGCCGCGGGCAGCGCGAAGACCACGGCGGCCCCGCGCATGAACCGCCGGAGCGCCAGCGCGATGCGGTGCGGGTGCACGAGCGCGAACGAGCGCGGCACCAGTTCGCCGAGGATGAGGTTGAAGAGCCCGATCGGGACCAGGAGAACGAGCGTCGCGCCGATCAGCGCCAGATACGCGCTCCCGGCTTCCGGGCCGCTGCCCGACAAGTTCCACCCGAACCGGGCCGCGAGCCCCGGTGAGAGCACGAACGCGATCATCACCAGGCCCACGCGGCACAGGTGGCTGCCGATGTTCGTGGCGGCCACAAACTTGCGGCGCTCCTCCATCAGCTCCTGGAGGTGCTCGGCGCGCGAGGGGCTCTGCTCCTTGACGTGCTTGAGGTGGACCGGCCGCAGAACCTCCAGCGCCGTCTCAGAAAGGATGAACATGGCGTTGAGCGCCGTGAAGGCCACCACGGACGTGAGCGCCAGATACGCGGTGGCGGCGGGAAGCGGCCCAAAGCTCGCCATGGCGTTCTCGAGGCCGTTGCCGCTCTCGTGCACCAGCGCCGCCAGCACCGCGATCGTCAGCACGACGATTCCGATGTCGGACGGTGGCCCGCCTCGCCGGGGCGTCTCGTCGATCCTAGATGAAGGTCGCGTTCGGTCACCCATGGTCATTTCGGCAGCAGCCCGAACAGGAGCATCGAGACGAGCACCCCGGCCGCGGCTCCCAGGGACAGCTCGAACACCGTGTGGATCTTCGCCTCCCAGCGGCTTTGGGCGATGATGGCGGCAAGGAGCAGCGCCAGCCCCGAGACCACCGGGTTGTCGGTGAGGAACACGATGGCCCCGGCGAAGAAGAACCCGTAGGCGGCGTGCCCGCTGACGAGCCCGCCTTTGAACACCTGGCCCTGCTTGCCCAAACCCTTGCCCACCACCACGACGATGAACAGGACGAACGCGCCGAGCACCATGCGCGGAACGACGCCCACGCCGAGCGATTCGGAAGTGAGGTTGACCTTGATCTGCTCCCAACGGTTTTCGCCGAGGATCATCAGCGAACCCACCACGACGGCGATGATCGTCGTGATGAGCACGGCGCCCGCCGCAATGTCCTTGGCGAACTTGGCAAGCGGATGGTAGTTCGGCTGCACGAGGTCCACGGTCGCCTCGATCGCGCTGTTGAACATCTCGGCGACGAGCACGAGGCTGATCGTGAACAGGAGCACGAGCATCTCGCGAAGGCCGAGGTTGAAGAACACCCCGAGCAGCATCACGATCAGCACGACGTAGAGGTGGAAGCGCATGTGGCGCTGCGTCTTGAACGTGTAGACCAGGCCGCTCGTCGCCACGCGCACCGGCGCCCAGAAATCGGTCTTGCGGCTGACGCTCATGCCGCACCCCCGTGAAGCAGCGATCCCCATTCGGGGTCTTCGGGCAATCCGGCGAGGCGGGCGATCCGATTCATCTCGGACAGCATCTCGGCGCGCTCGGTCTCCCGCTCGTCGTCGAAGCCCAGCAAGTGCAGCGCCCCATGCATCGCAAGATACGCGATCTCGAGATCGAGTGCAACTCCCCGCGCTTCGGCTTGGCGCCGGGCGAACGGGACGGCGATCGCCACATCGCCGAGAGGCGAGCCTTCGCCCCCCGCGGAAGCGAAGGTGAGAACGTCGGTCGGTTCGTCCAGCCCGCGGTAGCGGCGGTTGAGCGCTTGGATTTCCGAGTCGCCGCACAAGCGGACGGCGACTTCGCCCTCGGTCCGGCCGTGGGCGTCGAGGGCAGACGTCACCGCGTGGACGAGTTTGGCCGTCGAAACGCGCCATGCACGAGAGGCAGATACGCTGACGCGCGAACTAGGGTCGGGGTCCATAAGATGGGGGTCGCCGCCAAGCGGGGGCTTGGGGCGCGACCGGAATTGGATCTACGGAAGCAACGGCTCTTGAGGCGGGGTCCATATGGAAAAGGGGGCTCGCGAGAGCCCGTTCCCAGAACGCGTTACTGGCGGGACGCGCGACGGCGCTTGAGCCGGCGACGCTTCTCGCTCGGCTTCTCGTAGTGCGAGTGCTCCTTCAACTCCCGCAACACTCCACTTTGCTGAAGCTTCATGTTGAACCGCTTGAGGGCGGAATCGATGGACTCGTTGGACTGCACGTGAACGTAGATCAAACTTGGTTATTCCTCCGCAACTCTTTATTTTGGCATTTTCGCGGCGTTCTTGACAACCGAACCGTTGTAGACGAAGTCCCCGAGGCCTCTGGAGACCGTTTCCGGGGCCTCGGAGGCGACCATCACGACGGTCACCCCGTGCTCGCCCGTCCGTCGTGCGACCCGGCCGTTGATGCCCAATCCGTACATCACGTGCCCCGAGCCGGCGAGGACGACCATCACCCGGTTGCGGTTGGGCGGCATCGCGTCGAGGTACTTCAGCGCGGAGTCGGCCATGCCGGTGTCCCAAAGGACCATGGCGGCGTACATGTTCTCGCCCTGGGTCCCCGAGACGGGGTGGCCGCCCATCATCGCCTCGAACACCGAGCGGTGAGTTTTGTCGGTGGTATCGATGGCGGGCACTTGGCGCTGCTGGTCCGCGGTCAGCCCCGCGGGCCCTTCCTTGCCGACGGCGCGCACCCAGTCGCGCGGCACGTTGAGGGCGACCATGGGCAGCCGGTTCTTCTTGATGGACTCGAAGATGGGGCGGTAGAGGGCGAAGTCGAAGCCCCACTGGTTCTTCCAGTCGGATCGCTGGACGAACTCCTCTTCGGACCACCAGCCGAGGGTCCACGGATTCAGCTCGTCCTGGACGGGGCGGGTGAACATCTCGAACCCGACGACGACGTCCCGTCCCCGGCGGACGAGCGCGTCGATGATGGCGGCCTGCATGCGGTGGTGGCTGGGATTGTCGTGGTTCTCCCCGACGTAGACGAACCGCTGTCCGTCGGCCGCAGCCGCGATGGCGTCCACATCGACTTCGGCGCCGGTCCGCGTGTTGACGATCTTCTCGGGCGCGACGTCGACGGAGCCTTTCGGTCCGATCGGCAGCAGGTTGGGCGAGGGCGCTTGCATCACGAACGCGAGGGCGAGACCGAGGGGCAACATCATGGCCTCATTGTGGCGCAATCCAGCGGGTGGCAACGGGTACCCTGCGGTTCGATGCGGACGTTCGGGTGGCCCCTTGCGATGCTGGCGCTTGTCGCCGGATGTGCTTCTTCCGCAAAGCCGCCGCCCGCCGCGCCCACGGCCCAGAACCCCACCGAGGCCGCTCACGAGCAGTACCGCGCGGGGGTGTACAGCCTGTCCGTGGCGCAGGAGTCCCTGGCCACCGCGTTGGACGCGGTGAGCACGCTTCGGGACCAGATGCCCGCCGGCACGGAGGCGCGCGAGAGTCTGTCGGGCGTGGCGGACAGCGTGGACGGCGCGGGCGCCAACATCGCCAACGTCAGCACCGAGGCGCCTTCGCTGGAGGCGTTCGAGAGCCGCTTCGCGGAGTACGACGACCGGCGGCTGGCCGCGATCACGGCGATCAACGACGCCCTGCACGAGCTGCGCGATGCGCAGGGAGCGCTCGCCGACCTCGCCCAGTCGGCCAAGGGCATGGCCGCCGAGCTCGACCGCCTCTCCCAGCGCCTCGACGGCGCGGAGTCCGACCTGCTGAGCGCATTGGAAGCGTTCGGAGGCAAGGACGAGGGTGCGGGGGACTAGGTGCCATGCTTGGCCTCCTACCCCTGACCTTTGCCCTCCAATTGGCGACACCCGTCTCGTTCGACGGTTCGGTTGGGGCGTACGCCGCGAAGATCTCCGAGAAGAGCGACCACACCTATTTGGTTGCCGGTGACCTGCGCGACGAACCGATCCTCATCCGCACCAACACCCTCGATCTCGACTCGACCCGAGTTCGGGAGCTCGTCGCCCAAGCCATCGAGGGCGTGTGGATCGACCCAAAACCCGGACAGTCGCACCTCTCGATCCCGCCCAAGCAGCTTGCGGCACTTCGAGATCGAGATCGCGAGGAGCGACAGCGGGCCCTGTCCAATTGGCTGAGGGAACTCGCGCGCGACACCCGCCGTTCTTCGCAGGCGCAGGTTGCGAACGTGCTCGCCGAGCTGTCCACCTTCGAGCAGAGGGAAAAGGAGGGCCGCTTCACGCGCAACGGCACTCGATCGTACCAGGCCCCGACCCCCGACTTCGAGCTCTTGAAGTCTCTGCTGGTCGAGTTGGGGTCTACAGCCCTTGCGGCCATCGAGCCAGGCGATCTTGCGATTTGGAGCAATGTTCCGATGCGGGACCAGCAGCCCCTCCCGTCCACATCCGTGGCCGCGATCGCCAACTATGAACGCGCCTGCGAATCCCTGGCGAGCGCGCTTGCCAAGGAAGACCTCCCCAAGACGTACAGCTACCCCTGGGAACCCCTCTTTTCGAACCTCCAAAAGGATCGGCGGTCCTGCAAGTACGTTTTGACGGCGATGCCTACCCATCGTGCGAGCCTGTACCGGCTGCGCATTTTCGACAAGTCGGGTGAGTTCGTCGAGGTTGCCGCTCTGATGGGTCCCGTTTCTGGGGCGAAGCGACCGCCTGAATTGTCCGAGCGGGGCTTCCCCAACCATCTACCGCTCACAGGCTCCAGCACGGAGTTCCTTCGGCACTACACGAATGGCAACCTCTACCTGCGCCAGACCTTCCGCCGGGAAGCGCCCCTCGACGCCAAGTTCCTCGCCTCAAGCGACTTCGAGGCACTCGGAGTCGGCACGGGGGAGGTGTTGTCGTGGTTGTGCGAGGCCTCGGGCAAGACCGTGATCGCGTACCTGCCCGACACCGCCATCAGCGCCGCTCTCGCTTGTTCGAAGGGCGATTCCGTGGACGCTGCGGCGCTCTGGAAGCAACTTCTTGCCGACGGCGCGATCGACCTTGTCGAGAGTGACGATGCGATCGTGCTCCGCCCGTCGAATCCGGTCCTTGCTCGGCGTGAGCGCGTGGACAGGCCAGCGTTGCGGGCGTACGTCCAGAAGGTGCTGGAGCGACCGGGGACGACGCCTCGGGACGAGTGTCGGTTCATGGCGGCCGGCGGGCCGGGTTCGGTCCTCAGCGCGGTCTCAGTGGCTTACAACAAGTGCCTACTACCCCTGGTGTCGGTGCACTTCAACCAGATCCGGTATTGGCTCGGCGCTTTGCTCGGCAGCGTGACAGATGCGCAATGGCTCGACTTGGAGGCCGGGCGGCCAGTGCGGATTCGTTCACTGTCGGACGGGCAGAGAGCGTCGTTCCGAAAGTGGTTGGAGGTCGGCGGACCGGGACACTACAACTACGAGCCCTCCGTGTGCGCGTCAAACGTGATCTACGACTACGAGCTCTTCCTCAACTTGGCCGAGGACCCACTCCTTCAGTGCGTGACGCGTGGGGATGGGGACTGGGGAGGCCAGCCCGTGGTTCCCATGCGGCTCAGCCAGTTTGCGATGGTCCTCAGGACCGTCGGAATTCAACCCGATCGGCTCTCAGCCACCCTCACGGGGCGGTACGAGGTGACCGTTTCCACGTCCTACACGGCGGTCGGGAGACTAGGAAGGGTGGATTGGGTCACCGACGATGTCGGGGACTTGCTGGGAACGACGAAGCTGACGGACTTGACGT encodes:
- the rpsU gene encoding 30S ribosomal protein S21, with the protein product MIYVHVQSNESIDSALKRFNMKLQQSGVLRELKEHSHYEKPSEKRRRLKRRRASRQ
- the ybeY gene encoding rRNA maturation RNase YbeY, translated to MTSALDAHGRTEGEVAVRLCGDSEIQALNRRYRGLDEPTDVLTFASAGGEGSPLGDVAIAVPFARRQAEARGVALDLEIAYLAMHGALHLLGFDDERETERAEMLSEMNRIARLAGLPEDPEWGSLLHGGAA
- a CDS encoding ChaN family lipoprotein gives rise to the protein MMLPLGLALAFVMQAPSPNLLPIGPKGSVDVAPEKIVNTRTGAEVDVDAIAAAADGQRFVYVGENHDNPSHHRMQAAIIDALVRRGRDVVVGFEMFTRPVQDELNPWTLGWWSEEEFVQRSDWKNQWGFDFALYRPIFESIKKNRLPMVALNVPRDWVRAVGKEGPAGLTADQQRQVPAIDTTDKTHRSVFEAMMGGHPVSGTQGENMYAAMVLWDTGMADSALKYLDAMPPNRNRVMVVLAGSGHVMYGLGINGRVARRTGEHGVTVVMVASEAPETVSRGLGDFVYNGSVVKNAAKMPK
- a CDS encoding hemolysin family protein → MLTIAVLAALVHESGNGLENAMASFGPLPAATAYLALTSVVAFTALNAMFILSETALEVLRPVHLKHVKEQSPSRAEHLQELMEERRKFVAATNIGSHLCRVGLVMIAFVLSPGLAARFGWNLSGSGPEAGSAYLALIGATLVLLVPIGLFNLILGELVPRSFALVHPHRIALALRRFMRGAAVVFALPAALVTMVANLVTNRFGAQASFAIANQAEEEIKTLVESAQESGAIQVDEKEMLHSVFEFTDTVAREVMTPRVDLDAVSIQSEPDEVVRVIRESGHSRIPIYEDTDDQILGIVHAKDLLMAREQSKNPDLRTLMRPALFVPENKNLHELLAEMRASRSQMAIVQDEFGGTAGIVTIEDIVEELVGDIVDEYDVEEEEIVELPNGFLVHGKAPIDDVNDALGSEFESDVFDTFGGYVFGLFGRQPRDGEEIEADGYRITIEETDGRRIRRLRIETLPEREAVHASDEAE
- a CDS encoding diacylglycerol kinase, whose amino-acid sequence is MSVSRKTDFWAPVRVATSGLVYTFKTQRHMRFHLYVVLIVMLLGVFFNLGLREMLVLLFTISLVLVAEMFNSAIEATVDLVQPNYHPLAKFAKDIAAGAVLITTIIAVVVGSLMILGENRWEQIKVNLTSESLGVGVVPRMVLGAFVLFIVVVVGKGLGKQGQVFKGGLVSGHAAYGFFFAGAIVFLTDNPVVSGLALLLAAIIAQSRWEAKIHTVFELSLGAAAGVLVSMLLFGLLPK